In a single window of the Pongo abelii isolate AG06213 chromosome 1, NHGRI_mPonAbe1-v2.0_pri, whole genome shotgun sequence genome:
- the C4BPA gene encoding C4b-binding protein alpha chain has protein sequence MHPPKTPSGALHRKGKMAVWPFSRLWKVSDPILFQMTLVAALLPAVLGNCDPPPTLSFAAPVDITLTETRFKTGTTLKYTCRPGYMRSHSTQTLTCNSDGKWVYNTFCIHKRCGHPGELPNGQVEIKTDLSFGSQIEFSCSEGFFLIGSNTSHCEVQDRGVGWSHPLPQCEIVKCEPPPDIRNGRHSGEENFYAYGFSVTYSCDPHFLLLGHASISCTVENETIGVWRPSPPTCEKITCHKPDVSHGEIVSGFGPIYNYKDTILFNCQKGFVLRGSSVIRCDADSKWNPSPPACEPNSCTNLPDIPHASWETYPRPTKEDVYVVGTVLRYRCHPGYKPTTDAPTTVICQKNLRWTPYQGCEALCCPEPKLNNGKITQHRKSRPANHCVYFYGDEISFSCRESSRFSAICQAGGTWSPRTPSCGDNCNFPPKIAHGHYKQSSSYSFFKEEITYECDKGYILDGQARLSCSNSRWSAPAPQCKALCLKPELVNGRMSVDKDQYVEPENVTIQCDSGYGVVGPQSITCSENRTWYPEVPRCEWETPEGCEQVLTGKRLMQCLPNPEDVKMALEVYKLSLEIEQLELQRDSARQSTLDKEL, from the exons ATGCACCCCCCAAAAACTCCATCTGGGGCTCTtcatagaaaagggaaaatggcAGTCTGGCCCTTCTCCAGGCTGTGGAAAGTCTCTGATCCAATTCTCTTCCAAATGACCTTGGTCGCTGCTCTGTTGCCTGCTGTTCTTG GCAATTGTGATCCTCCACCCACTTTATCGTTTGCTGCCCCGGTGGATATTACGTTGACTGAGACACGCTTCAAAACTGGAACTACTCTGAAATACACCTGCCGCCCTGGCTACATGAGATCCCATTCAACTCAGACGCTTACCTGTAATTCTGATGGCAAATGGGTGTATAATACCTTCTGTATCC ACAAACGATGCGGACACCCAGGAGAGTTACCTAATGGGCAAGTGGAGATTAAGACAGATTTATCTTTTGGATCACAAATAGAATTCAGCTGTTCAGAAGG ATTTTTCTTAATTGGCTCAAACACTAGTCATTGTGAAGTCCAAGATAGAGGAGTTGGCTGGAGTCATCCTCTCCCACAGTGTGAAA TTGTCAAGTGTGAGCCTCCTCCAGACATCAGGAATGGAAGGCACAGCGGTGAAGAAAATTTCTACGCATATGGCTTTTCTGTCACCTACAGCTGTGACCCCCACTTCTTACTCTTGGGCCATGCCTCCATTTCCTGCACTGTGGAGAATGAAACAATAGGTGTTTGGAGACCAAGCCCTCCTACCTGTGAAA AAATCACCTGTCACAAGCCAGATGTTTCACATGGGGAAATTGTCTCTGGATTTGGACCCATCTATAATTACAAAGACACTATTTTGTTTAACTGCCAAAAAGGTTTTGTTCTCAGAGGCAGCAGTGTAATTCGTTGTGATGCTGATAGCAAATGGAATCCTTCTCCTCCTGCTTGTGAGCCCA atagttgtactaatttaccaGACATTCCACATGCTTCCTGGGAAACATATCCTAGGCCAACAAAAGAGGATGTGTATGTTGTTGGGACTGTGTTAAGGTACCGCTGTCATCCTGGCTACAAACCCACTACAGATGCGCCTACAACTGTGATTTGTCAGAAAAATTTGAGATGGACCCCATACCAAGGATGTGAgg cgTTATGTTGCCCTGAACCAAAGCTAAATAATGGTAAAATCACTCAACACAGGAAAAGTCGTCCTGCCAATCACTGTGTTTATTTCTATGGAGATGAGATTTCATTTTCATGTCGTGAGAGCAGTAGGTTTTCAGCTATATGCCAAGCAGGTGGCACATGGAGTCCCCGAACACCATCCTGTGGAGACA ATTGCAATTTTCCTCCTAAAATTGCCCATGGGCATTATAAACAATCTAGTTCATACAGCTTTTTCAAAGAAGAGATTACATATGAATGTGATAAAGGCTACATTCTGGACGGACAGGCGAGACTCTCCTGCAGTAATTCACGCTGGTCAGCTCCAGCCCCTCAATGTAAAG CTCTGTGTCTGAAACCAGAATTAGTGAATGGAAGGATGTCTGTGGATAAGGATCAGTATGTTGAGCCTGAAAATGTCACCATCCAATGTGATTCTGGCTATGGTGTGGTTGGTCCCCAAAGTATCACTTGCTCTGAGAACAGAACCTGGTACCCAGAGGTGCCCAGGTGTGAGTGG GAGACCCCTGAAGGCTGTGAACAAGTGCTCACAGGCAAAAGACTCATGCAGTGTCTCCCAAACCCAGAGGATGTGAAAATGGCCCTGGAGGTGTATAAGCTGTCTCTGGAAATTGAACAACTGGAACTACAGAGAGACAGTGCAAGACAATCCACTTTGGATAAAGAACTAtaa